One window of Calypte anna isolate BGI_N300 chromosome 9, bCalAnn1_v1.p, whole genome shotgun sequence genomic DNA carries:
- the LOC103528073 gene encoding cytochrome P450 2J6 produces the protein MLTISQALVILIIFLLIVEFFRLQKACKKFPPGPAPIPLLGNLVHLNFQFHRDLLMELAKTHGNIYTLWFGWTPVIILNGYHAVKDGMTTHPEDVSGRMVSPFFRAMAKGKGIILASGRSWKQQRRFGIMTLRNLGMGKKGLEYRVQEEASHLVEFFVNLKGRAVDPSFPLFHSISNVICALVFGYHFSDEDKTFHELIRATEYLFRFAGSFVHRLYEILPWLMCWLPGPHKKALSCYDVLSSFARKEIRKHVERGIPDEPQDFIDFYLAEMEKSKDGVKPKYDEDNLVCVINDLFLGGSETSSTTLYWGLLYMVVNPDIQEKVQKELDVVLGPSQLICYEDRKKLPYTNAVVHEIQRFSNIVFVGMPRVCVRDTTLLGFPIKKSTIIMPNIASALYDPEQWETPRQFNPGHFLDKEGNFIPREAFLPFSAGHRVCLGEHLARTELFIFFANLLRAFTFRLPEGVTKINTEPILGGTLQPHPYRVCAIPR, from the exons ATGCTGACAATAAGTCAAGCTCTTGTAatactgataatttttttgttaattgttGAGTTTTTCAGACTGCAAAAAGCATGCAAGAAATTCCCTCCTGGACCAGCTCCTATCCCATTGCTTGGAAACTTGGTGCACCTGAACTTTCAGTTTCATCGGGATCTTCTGATGGag ctgGCAAAAACTCATGGTAACATTTATACTTTGTGGTTTGGATGGACCCCAGTGATCATACTGAATGGATATCATGCAGTGAAGGATGGCATGACTACACACCCTGAAGATGTTTCTGGGCGGATGGTGTCTCCTTTCTTCAGAGCAATGGCCAAAGGAAAAG GTATTATACTGGCAAGCGGtcgctcctggaagcagcagagacGTTTTGGTATAATGACTCTACGCAATCtgggaatggggaaaaaaggccTGGAATATCGAGTGCAAGAGGAAGCCTCTCATCTGGTGGAGTTCTTTGTGAACCTAAAAG GAAGAGCCGTGgatccttctttccctcttttccattCTATTTCAAATGTAATTTGTGCTCTGGTTTTTGGATATCACTTCTCTGACGAGGACAAAACCTTCCATGAACTGATCAGAGCCACAGAGTATTTATTCAGATTTGCAGGTAGCTTTGTTCACCGG CTGTATGAAATTCTCCCCTGGCTGATGTGCTGGCTCCCTGGTCCTCACAAGAAAGCATTATCTTGCTATGATGTTCTGAGTTCTTTTGCAAGGAAGGAGATCAGAAAGCATGTGGAGAGAGGGATACCAGACGAACCACAGGATTTCATTGATTTTTACCTAGCTGAGATGGAGAAA TCTAAAGATGGAGTCAAGCCAAAGTACGATGAAGACAATTTGGTATGTGTCATAAATGATCTTTTCCTCGGTGGATCAGAGACCTCAAGCACAACATTGTACTGGGGACTGCTCTATATGGTAGTGAATCCAGACATCCAAG AGAAAGTGCAGAAGGAACTGGATGTTGTTTTGGGTCCTTCCCAGTTAATCTGCTATGAGGATCGGAAAAAACTGCCCTACACAAATGCTGTGGTTCATGAAATCCAACGTTTCAGCAACATCGTCTTTGTTGGCATGCCCAGAGTGTGTGTGAGGGACACAACATTGCTAGGATTCCCCATCAAAAAG AGCACCATCATTATGCCAAATATAGCATCTGCTCTATATGACCCTGAACAATGGGAGACACCTCGGCAGTTCAACCCTGGTCATTTTCTGGATAAAGAAGGAAACTTCATACCTCGAGAAGCCTTCTTACCATTCTCAGCAG GGCACCGTGTGTGTTTGGGGGAGCATCTTGCAAGGACTGaactcttcattttctttgccaaCCTTCTGCGGGCATTCACCTTCCGGCTCCCTGAGGGGGTGACAAAGATCAATACAGAGCCCATTTTGGGGGGTACACTGCAGCCCCATCCATACAGGGTCTGTGCCATCCCACGCTAG